The DNA window AGCAGCGCCCGACGCAGACCGTGACGCGCCCGATCTGGGGGCTCATCGGGCCGGGCATCGGCCTGCTCGCCGGCGGCTACGTGGCCAACATCTTCGTCAGCCTCATCGGCGGCCTGGCCATCGGGCTCGACGACACCGTGGGCGGCACCACGACGTACTCGGGGAGCGACTTCTTCTACTACGGCCTCATCCCGGTCATCGGCCCCATCGCGCAGATGGTGGTGGTCCAGGCGGACGAGGGCTGGATGCCCTGGCTCATCCTCGACTCGATCCTGCAGGTGGGCGGCCTGACGATGATCATCATCGGCGCGAGCATCCAGCAGGAGGTTCAGGTCTACGCGGACCTGGGAGACGGCGTGGACCTCGCGGTGACGCCGACCTTCTCGCACCAGGGCGGCGGCCTCACGGCGACCCTCCGCTACTGAAGCCCGCTCAGAAAGGATTGCCGGGGACGGGCCGCGCGTCTGCGACGCGTCGGTCCGCGTCCGCGGCAGGGCGGTACGGGCTGGCCGGCACCGTCACCGCGGGCGCCGCGGGCGCCGAGTACGGGCTCTCGGGAACCTCCACGCGTCGCGGCGAGCCCAGGCGCGCGGCCGCACCGCGCGTCGAGGCGCGCGGCGCCCGTGCCCGGCCTTCGCCGAGCCGCGGGTTTCGCTCGAGCGCACGATCGATCGCGGCGTGGACCTCGGTGAGGCTCACGCCCTCGTCGGCGGGCGCGGGGTCGCGACGCGACGTGCTCGCGCGGCGACGGCGCGACGCGCGGTAGCTGCGCGCGCTCCGATCCGCGTCCTCCGCGTCGGTGAGCGCGTCTTCGTCCCCCGACGACATCGCGTCGTCGACCGGCTCGGACTCGAGCGTCGGCGCCGGGGCGCGGCGAGGCGTCCAGACCGGCGGCGGGCGGAGGTTCGCGACGGCGATCTCGGCCGCGGTGGGCGCGCGCTGCGAAGCGACGTCGTCGAGCGCGTCCGCGTCCGTCTCGAACGGGGCGCGCGCCTCCTCGAACGGAGCCGACGCGTCGACGTCCGCCCACGCGAAGGTCAGCAGCGCGACGGCCGCGGCGGCGGCGGCGGCGAGCCCGGTCCGCGCCCAGCCCGGCGTGCCCGAGGTCCGCGCGCGACGCCGCGGCGCCCCGGCGTCCTCGCGCCGTGTCCCGCGCGGCGCGGCGCGCTCCTCGGGGATCCCCTCCGTCACGATGCCCTCCAGGGCCTGACGCAGCGCGGTGGCGGAGCGTGGGCGCGCGTCGGGCTCCTTCTCGAGGGTCTTCAGGATCAGCGCGTCGAGCGCGGGAGAGACGTCGCTCCGCTCGTCGCGGAGGCTGCGCACCGGCTCGCGCGTGACGGCGAGCGCGACCACGTGCGGGCTCGTGCCGGGGCGCTCGAAGGGCGAGTAGCCGATGAGCATCTCGTGCAGCACGGTGCCGATCGCGAAGACGTCCGAGCGCGGATCGAGGGGAAGCCCGCGCGCCTGCTCGGGCGACATGTGCTCCGGCGTGCCGACCGTCTGCCCGTCCAGGGTCAGCCGCGGGTTCTGCTCGCGCTCGCGCGGCGTGCACACACCGAAGTCGCAGAGCTTGAGCACGCGCCGCCCGTCGCTCTCCTCGTGCAGCACGAGGTTGCAGGGCTTGACGTCGCGGTGCACCCAGCCGGCCTCGTGTGTGGCCTCGAGCGCCGCGGCGAGCTGCGCGCCGAGGTCGAGCGTCTCCTCGACCGAGAGCCGGCCGCGGCCCTGGATGTGCTCGGCGAGCGTCTCGCCGCGCAGCCGCTCCATCACCACGTACGGCGTCCCGTCCTCGAGCGTGCCCACGTCGTGCACCTGCGGGACGTGTCGCGAGTGGATGGAGGCCAGCGCGCGGGTCTCCCGATCGAAGCGCCCCTGGATCTTCGCCACCATCACGCGGCGCAAGACCTTGATGGCGACGACGTGCCCGAGCGCCTCGTGCTGGGCCTCGTAGACGTGCGCGGTGGCGCCGTTTCCGATGCGCTCTCGCAGGACGTATTTGCCGATGCGGGCACCGGGCTCGAGGGACGCGTGGGAGCTCATGCCCTCCACGAACCGCAACCATCGTGCCGGCTTCCTTCAGGCCGCCGAACCATGCACCCCGAGGCGCAGCGATTGCGCGCCGTGGCGCATCGCCACGCGCACTCCGGGCCGCGCACGCCTCAGAAGTGCCAGGGGAACTTGGTGAAGTCCTTGTCGCGCTTCTCCAGGAAGGCGTCGCGCCCCTCCTGGGCCTCGTCGGTGGCGTAGCCGAGGCGCGTGGCCTCGCCGGCGAAGATCTGCTGCCCGACCAGCCCGTCGTCGATCATGTTCATCGCGAACTTGAGCATCCGGATGGCGGTCGGGCTCTTGGTCACGATCTCCTTCGCCCAGTCGAGGGCGAACGACTCCAGCTCGGCGTGGGGCACGACGGCGTTGACCATGCCCATGTCGGCCGCCTGCTGCGCCGTGTAGTTCCCGCCGACGAAGAAGATCTCGCGCGCCTTCTTCTGGCCCACCATGCGCGCGAGGTAGGCGCTCCCGTAGCCCGCGTCGTAGCTCGCGACGTCGGCGTCGGTCTGCTTGAACACCGCGTGCTCCTCGCTCGCGATCGTCAGGTCGCAGACCACGTGCAGGCTGTGACCGCCGCCGACCGCCCAGCCCGGCGCCACGCACATGACGACCTTGGGCATGAAGCGGATGAGGCGCTGGACCTCGAGGATGTGCAGCCGGCCGAGCCGCGCGGGATCGACGCCGCCCGCGCCCTCGTACTTGTAGCCGTCCTTGCCGCGGATGCGCTGGTCGCCGCCCGAGCAGAACGCCCAGCCGCCGTCCTTCGGCGAGGGGCCGTTGCCCGTGAGGATCACGCAGCCGACGTCGCTCCACATGCGCGCGTGGTCGAGCGCGCGGTACAGCTCGTCCACCGTGTGCGGGCGGAACGCGTTGCGCACCTCGGGCCGATCGAAGGCGATGCGGACGCA is part of the Sandaracinaceae bacterium genome and encodes:
- a CDS encoding protein kinase → MSSHASLEPGARIGKYVLRERIGNGATAHVYEAQHEALGHVVAIKVLRRVMVAKIQGRFDRETRALASIHSRHVPQVHDVGTLEDGTPYVVMERLRGETLAEHIQGRGRLSVEETLDLGAQLAAALEATHEAGWVHRDVKPCNLVLHEESDGRRVLKLCDFGVCTPREREQNPRLTLDGQTVGTPEHMSPEQARGLPLDPRSDVFAIGTVLHEMLIGYSPFERPGTSPHVVALAVTREPVRSLRDERSDVSPALDALILKTLEKEPDARPRSATALRQALEGIVTEGIPEERAAPRGTRREDAGAPRRRARTSGTPGWARTGLAAAAAAAVALLTFAWADVDASAPFEEARAPFETDADALDDVASQRAPTAAEIAVANLRPPPVWTPRRAPAPTLESEPVDDAMSSGDEDALTDAEDADRSARSYRASRRRRASTSRRDPAPADEGVSLTEVHAAIDRALERNPRLGEGRARAPRASTRGAAARLGSPRRVEVPESPYSAPAAPAVTVPASPYRPAADADRRVADARPVPGNPF
- a CDS encoding 1,4-dihydroxy-2-naphthoyl-CoA synthase; translated protein: MGDTRKVSDIFDPARWTEVEGLDFTDITYHRAKDLGCVRIAFDRPEVRNAFRPHTVDELYRALDHARMWSDVGCVILTGNGPSPKDGGWAFCSGGDQRIRGKDGYKYEGAGGVDPARLGRLHILEVQRLIRFMPKVVMCVAPGWAVGGGHSLHVVCDLTIASEEHAVFKQTDADVASYDAGYGSAYLARMVGQKKAREIFFVGGNYTAQQAADMGMVNAVVPHAELESFALDWAKEIVTKSPTAIRMLKFAMNMIDDGLVGQQIFAGEATRLGYATDEAQEGRDAFLEKRDKDFTKFPWHF